The following proteins come from a genomic window of Lolium rigidum isolate FL_2022 chromosome 5, APGP_CSIRO_Lrig_0.1, whole genome shotgun sequence:
- the LOC124655784 gene encoding disease resistance protein RGA2-like — MATAISAAVWALGKALAPVTDDLLKNWAASDSLGPNISALKTELLRAQGILYTAQDRVIANPALKKLLHMLRQLADKAEDVLDELDYFRIQDELDNTYHAADKHAGGCMCGLALNARHTARAVASKLNFSSAGILRTPKLKFDRVKMSKRMADIVHQLDPICVKVKEILDLELRKVQPTQGIRPKTTPTIIEPKIFGRNVEKKNIVDGITHGKYCADGLTVLQIVGPGGIGKTTFTQHIYQEVKSSFDVMIWICVSLNFDANRLAQEILRQTPKVNGEKENAIEEELIKERLKHKRFLLVLDDVWTYEEDEWKKLLAPFRKGEARGNMVIVTTRIPETETVGKIVDYSIELNGLGTEDFMHLFEAYVFGHQQPWKDHPELLDVGKEIVGKLKGFPLAAKTVGRLLSSQLTLDNWTRVLESKEWELQTSDHDIMPALKLSYDYLPFHLQQCFFYGALFPEDYEYGSNELVHLWTGLDILDSSDQRKRLEDVGLCYLNDLVNRGFFKKNVKVDGSARYIMHDLLHELAVKVSSSECLSISSSNVRYVQSSPSVRHLSIIIDERDVNDRMAFEDFKRDLSTLEEKLKVEDLQTVMLFGKHHGCFAKTFGDLFAEAKALRVILLSETLYGYIVEDVFCNFPRLVHLRYLRIIPRAKITLTSNMSRFYHLRVLDVQEHNVHDDFPRDVSKLTKLNHYLVQKSGFEHRTSDVGKLELLQDLRSFMVKKENIGFEMRQIGRLAEFGVSLRIHSIENAERQEEVNEAKLIHKTHIQKLMLEWGIGRPNKDPAKEDHVLESLQPHSNLLELHIGGHGGATCPSWLGSNLSVKALESLCLVDVAWNNFPPIGELFVSELGEEHPSGIPSQSFQNLKELKLVKVSRLKKWVGISTCHFVSLLEVLIIEDCSELVELPFSGSESVQEAYVTWFPRLQKLEIMDCPKLLALPPVPWTSAPCSAKIERVGSGFEELAYSKNCRSESSLKFVGKEGGHDSTFWNILAFSNLADLLELKMRNCPPLPLDQLQKLTSMRCLKIADSNNLLSPTDVESAAIYQLRIGTLQIWNCSASEKELAQLLSYLPYLSKLEIYMCAMITRVGVVEQQKTTHKMGFGQTGLQPQETREEEEIATVAAGGEAGIVLLPPQLQELFIHGGQGGGGLQGLRNLRKLFISGCPKFLSYSFSRFPFPTSLQTLSLNDIEGQGALLFLSDLTSLRNLEIYNCGDLRGEGIWALAQCSLTVLRIGKSPKFFASSEPQNFPHSCKIEEISTDDHTGFLVAPICSLLSSSLTKLCLYRDENDEVERFSKEQEDALQLLSSLQELSFRSFRKLQCLPAGLHRISSLKTLQIANCQAFRSLPKDGLPSSLQSLRIWYCPALKSLPEDSLPSSLRKIDFLLGNSEELMWQCRRLKGTIPIIEG, encoded by the exons ATGGCCACGGCTATCAGCGCGGCAGTGTGGGCATTGGGCAAGGCGCTGGCTCCCGTTACTGATGACCTGCTCAAGAACTGGGCAGCCAGTGACAGTCTTGGCCCCAACATCAGCGCCCTCAAGACGGAGCTGCTGCGCGCTCAGGGGATACTATACACCGCGCAGGACAGGGTCATCGCCAACCCTGCGCTCAAGAAGCTGCTGCACATGCTGCGGCAGCTGGCGGATAAGGCGGAAGATGTGCTTGACGAACTGGACTACTTCCGCATCCAGGACGAGCTTGACAACACTTACCATGCAGCCGATAAGCATGCCGGGGGCTGCATGTGTGGCCTCGCTCTCAATGCGCGGCACACTGCCCGAGCCGTTGCCAGTAAACTCAACTTCTCCTCAGCTGGCATCTTGCGCACACCAAAACTGAAGTTCGATCGTGTGAAGATGTCTAAACGGATGGCAGACATTGTACATCAGCTGGATCCCATATGTGTTAAGGTGAAGGAAATCCTTGATCTAGAACTCCGCAAAGTACAGCCTACCCAAGGCATCAGACCCAAAACAACCCCAACAATAATAGAGCCAAAGATATTCGGGAGGAATGTTGAGAAAAAGAACATCGTGGATGGCATTACCCATGGAAAATATTGTGCCGATGGACTTACCGTTCTTCAAATTGTTGGCCCAGGGGGTATTGGGAAGACGACTTTCACACAACACATATATCAAGAAGTGAAGAGCTCGTTTGATGTTATGATTTGGATCTGTGTATCTCTCAATTTCGATGCAAACAGGTTAGCACAAGAGATCCTGAGACAGACCCCTAAAGTAAATGGTGAAAAGGAAAATGCCATTGAGGAAGAGCTTATCAAAGAAAGATTAAAACATAAGAGATTCTTGCTGGTCTTGGATGATGTCTGGACATATGAGGAGGATGAGTGGAAGAAACTGTTAGCTCCCTTCAGAAAAGGAGAGGCAAGAGGTAATATGGTTATTGTCACGACTCGAATCCCAGAGACAGAAACAGTTGGAAAAATAGTTGATTATTCAATAGAACTGAATGGTTTAGGCACTGAAGATTTTATGCATTTATTTGAAGCATACGTATTTGGTCACCAACAGCCATGGAAAGACCATCCTGAATTACTTGATGTTGGGAAAGAAATAGTGGGCAAACTGAAGGGTTTCCCTCTTGCAGCAAAAACTGTAGGTAGACTTCTAAGCAGTCAGCTTACATTGGATAATTGGACAAGAGTTCTAGAAAGCAAAGAATGGGAGTTACAAACCAGCGACCATGACATTATGCCAGCTCTAAAGCTTAGCTATGATTATCTTCCTTTCCATCTACAACAGtgttttttctatggtgctttgTTTCCTGAAGACTATGAGTATGGTAGCAACGAGTTGGTTCACTTATGGACAGGGCTGGATATTTTAGACTCTTCTGATCAGAGGAAAAGACTTGAAGATGTTGGATTGTGCTATTTAAATGACTTGGTTAATCGTGGATTCTTTAAGAAGAATGTAAAAGTAGATGGCAGTGCTCGTTATATTATGCATGACCTACTGCATGAGTTGGCAGTGAAGGTTTCATCGTCAGAGTGTCTTAGCATATCTAGTTCTAATGTGAGATATGTACAATCGTCCCCATCTGTACGTCACTTGTCTATTATTATAGATGAGAGAGATGTCAATGATAGAATGGCCTTTGAAGATTTTAAGAGGGACTTGAGTACATTGGAAGAGAAATTGAAAGTTGAAGACCTACAAACTGTGATGTTATTTGGAAAACACCATGGATGCTTTGCCAAGACTTTTGGTGATTTGTTTGCAGAAGCAAAAGCCCTTCGTGTTATTCTGTTGTCTGAGACACTTTATGGATACATTGTGGAGGATGTGTTTTGCAACTTTCCAAGACTTGTTCATCTTCGGTACCTAAGGATAATACCTCGTGCAAAAATAACTCTAACCAGCAACATGTCAAGATTTTATCACCTAAGGGTTCTAGATGTTCAAGAACACAATGTCCATGATGATTTTCCAAGAGATGTGAGCAAACTTACAAAGTTGAACCATTATCTTGTTCAGAAGAGTGGTTTTGAACATAGAACTTCCGATGTGGGAAAACTGGAATTATTACAGGACTTGAGAAGCTTTATGGTTAAAAAGGAAAATATAGGTTTTGAAATGAGACAGATCGGTCGTTTGGCAGAGTTTGGTGTGTCACTAAGAATTCATAGCATTGAGAATGCTGAACGACAGGAAGAAGTGAATGAAGCAAAACTGATACACAAAACCCACATACAAAAGCTAATGTTAGAATGGGGTATTGGTCGACCTAATAAGGATCCTGCAAAAGAAGATCATGTTCTTGAAAGCCTTCAGCCACATAGCAATCTTCTAGAGCTGCACATTGGAGGACATGGAGGTGCTACCTGCCCTTCATGGTTAGGTTCGAACCTCTCAGTTAAAGCATTGGAATCTCTTTGTCTGGTTGATGTAGCTTGGAATAATTTTCCACCTATAGGAGAGTTGTTTGTTAGCGAGCTTGGTGAAGAGCATCCCAGTGGTATCCCAAGCCAGAGCTTTCAAAATTTAAAGGAGCTAAAATTGGTTAAGGTATCAAGACTGAAAAAATGGGTTGGAATTAGCACTTGTCATTTTGTCTCTCTCCTAGAAGTGCTCATTATTGAAGATTGCTCTGAACTTGTGGAGCTGCCATTTTCAGGTAGTGAATCAGTGCAAGAGGCATACGTGACTTGGTTCCCTAGATTACAGAAGCTCGAGATTATGGACTGCCCAAAGCTGTTGGCATTGCCTCCTGTTCCTTGGACTTCTGCTCCGTGCTCTGCTAAGATTGAACGGGTAGGATCAGGTTTTGAGGAGTTGGCTTACTCAAAGAATTGCAGATCAGAATCGAGTTTGAAATTTGTTGGGAAGGAGGGTGGTCATGATAGCACGTTCTGGAATATATTGGCATTCTCTAATCTAGCTGATCTATTAGAGCTGAAAATGCGGAATTGCCCTCCTCTGCCACTGGATCAGCTCCAAAAGCTAACGTCTATGAGGTGTCTCAAAATAGCTGATTCCAATAATTTATTGTCACCGACGGATGTTGAGAGTGCTGCCATATACCAGTTACGAATTGGTACCCTGCAGATTTGGAATTGTAGTGCTAGTGAGAAGGAACTGGCACAGCTTCTCTCCTATCTCCCATATCTGAGCAAGTTAGAAATATACATGTGTGCGATGATAACAAGGGTTGGTGTGGTGGAGCAGCAGAAAACAACTCATAAAATGGGCTTTGGACAAACTGGACTGCAGCCGCAAGAGacaagagaagaggaggagataGCAACTGTAGCAGCAGGAGGAGAAGCAGGAATTGTGCTCTTGCCTCCCCAGCTGCAGGAATTGTTTATCCACGgcggacaaggaggaggagggctCCAAGGCCTCCGCAACCTCCGCAAGTTGTTTATAAGTGGTTGCCCCAAGTTCCTCtcttattcgttctctcgttttCCTTTCCCCACCTCTCTACAAACCCTATCTCTCAACGATATCGAGGGCCAAGGAGCCCTCCTCTTCCTCTCAGATCTCACATCTCTCAGGAATCTGGAGATATATAACTGTGGGGATTTAAGAGGCGAGGGTATTTGGGCTCTTGCACAGTGCAGTCTCACAGTTTTACGCATCGGGAAAAGCCCCAAATTCTTTGCCAGTTCCGAGCCCCAAAATTTTCCCCATTCCTGCAAAATTGAGGAGATAAGCACAGATGACCACACAGGTTTCCTTGTTGCGCCCATCTGCAGCCTCCTATCCTCCTCCCTCACCAAATTATGCTTGTATCGAGATGAAAATGATGAGGTGGAGCGCTTCAGTAAGGAGCAAGAGGATGCTCTTCAGCTCCTCTCCTCCCTCCAGGAGCTCTCGTTTCGATCCTTCCGCAAGCTGCAGTGCCTCCCTGCGGGGCTGCACAGAATTTCCAGCCTCAAGACATTACAGATTGCAAACTGTCAAGCCTTCCGGTCGCTGCCCAAGGATG GCCTCCCAAGTTCTCTGCAAAGTCTACGGATTTGGTACTGTCCTGCCCTGAAATCTCTGCCCGAGGACAGCCTCCCAAGTTCACTGCGAAAGATTGATTTCCTGCTTGGCAACAGCGAGGAGCTAATGTGGCAGTGCCGCAGGCTAAAAGGAACCATTCCTATAATCGAAGGCTAA